A region of Bradyrhizobium sp. CCBAU 53351 DNA encodes the following proteins:
- a CDS encoding type II secretion system F family protein → MQTFRYLAMTQSGELVNGMISASTAKEVFARIEYLGLVPIETVAQDTKVAVAHIAAGFLGRPRAEDVTIFTRDLSLLLKAGARLDDALELLCSDDDIGRLRPIVSKLRVAVLAGESFAEAVGKYPSCFPPIYAALVQVGETSGKLGHLLDMLASERARTEALRRRITDALQYPAFVLLAASCVLAFFVLVVLPQFGAVLRDFGAKQDSLIVTVLGVSEWTRSNGLAILGVAGAAIFAAYAVLRRPVIRFRLLATLMRLPGPSSIFRAYQTAVFCRNLGILAGSQVPLTTTLRILVDIMSFSGDVPAWTTAADQVRHGAKLSDALSQSTVLPMMAIRMIRIGEETGQLPILAGRIAEFYEAKLQRSLDRLVAVIGPAAVIGISVVVGGLIVSIMTALLSITQLVS, encoded by the coding sequence ATGCAAACCTTTCGCTATCTAGCTATGACCCAGAGCGGTGAGCTCGTAAACGGTATGATCTCCGCGTCCACCGCGAAGGAAGTTTTCGCGCGTATCGAGTATCTCGGTCTCGTTCCGATCGAAACAGTCGCTCAGGACACTAAGGTTGCGGTCGCTCATATCGCTGCTGGTTTTCTTGGGCGACCACGCGCCGAAGACGTGACCATCTTTACACGTGATCTTTCTTTGCTGCTCAAGGCGGGCGCGAGGCTTGACGATGCACTGGAGTTGTTGTGCTCAGATGACGACATCGGCCGCCTGCGCCCGATTGTGAGTAAACTCCGCGTCGCAGTGCTTGCGGGCGAAAGCTTCGCTGAAGCCGTCGGCAAATATCCGAGTTGCTTTCCGCCTATCTATGCGGCGCTCGTGCAAGTCGGCGAAACGTCCGGGAAGCTCGGCCACCTTCTCGATATGCTGGCAAGCGAGCGCGCGCGCACGGAGGCCTTGCGCCGAAGAATTACTGATGCGCTGCAATATCCTGCATTCGTGTTGCTCGCTGCATCCTGCGTGCTGGCATTTTTTGTTCTCGTGGTACTGCCACAGTTCGGAGCTGTGTTGCGCGATTTCGGCGCCAAGCAGGACTCGCTGATTGTCACGGTGCTTGGCGTTTCTGAATGGACGCGCTCCAACGGTCTGGCGATTCTTGGAGTCGCAGGGGCCGCCATCTTTGCAGCCTATGCCGTCCTCCGCCGGCCCGTGATCCGGTTCCGGCTGCTCGCAACACTGATGCGATTGCCGGGCCCCAGTTCGATTTTTCGGGCCTACCAAACTGCGGTGTTCTGCCGCAATCTCGGCATCCTTGCTGGCAGTCAGGTACCTTTGACCACCACCCTGCGCATCCTCGTCGATATCATGTCCTTTTCGGGCGATGTTCCCGCCTGGACAACCGCGGCTGATCAAGTACGACACGGCGCGAAGCTTTCTGACGCCCTTTCCCAGTCAACGGTCTTGCCCATGATGGCGATCCGCATGATCCGCATTGGCGAAGAAACCGGCCAGCTGCCAATACTCGCCGGGCGCATCGCGGAGTTCTACGAAGCCAAGCTACAGAGGAGTCTTGACCGGCTCGTCGCCGTTATCGGACCGGCGGCCGTGATCGGC